From Vidua macroura isolate BioBank_ID:100142 chromosome 30, ASM2450914v1, whole genome shotgun sequence, one genomic window encodes:
- the LOC128820693 gene encoding olfactory receptor 14J1-like, whose product MSNSSSISHFLLLALAETRQLQLLHFCLLLGISLAALLGNGLIISAVACGHHLHTPMFFFLLNLALSDLGSICTTVPKAMHNSLWGTRTISYTGCATQILFFVFCATTEFCLLTVMCYDRYVSICKPLHYGTLLGSRACAHMAAAAWASGLLNALLLTANAFSLPLCHGNALDQFFCEIPQILKLSCSKSYLREHWVLLVTGNLSLCCFVFIVFSYVQIFRAVLRIPSEQGRHKAFSTCLPHLAVVSLFISTAVFAYLKPPSISSPSLDLSVSVLYSVVPPALNPLIYSLRNQELKAAVRRLMTGCFQEH is encoded by the coding sequence atgtccaacagcagctccatcagccacttcctcctgctggcactggcagagacgcggcagctgcagctcctgcacttctgcctcttgctgggcatctccctggctgccctcctgggcaacggcctcatcatcagcgccgtagcctgcggccaccacctgcacacgcccatgttcttcttcctgctcaacctggccctcagcgacctgggctccatctgcaccactgtccccaaagccatgcacaattccctctggggcACCAGAACCATCTCCTACACAGGGTGCGCTACGcaaatccttttttttgttttttgtgctACTACAGAGTTTTGCCTCCTGACCGtcatgtgctacgaccgctacgtgtccatctgcaaacccctgcactacgggaccctcctgggcagcagagcttgtgcccacatggcagcagctgcctgggccagtggcCTTCTCAATGCTCTGCTGCTCACGGCCAATGCATTTTCCCTGCCtctgtgccatggcaatgccctggaccagttcttctgtgaaatcccccagatcctcaagctctcctgctccaaatcctacCTCAGGGAACATTGGGTTCTTCTGGTTACTGGTAATTTATCGTTGTGTTGTTTcgtgttcattgttttctcctatgtgcagatcttcagggctgtgctgaggatcccctctgagcagggacggcacaaagccttttccacctgcctccctcacctggccgtGGTCTCTCTGTTCATCAGCACTGCAGTGTTTGCCTACCTGAAGCCCCCGtccatctcctccccatccctggatctgtcagtgtcagttctgtactcggtggtgcctccagccctgaaccccctcatctacagcctgaggaaccaggagctcaaggctgcagtgaggagacTGATGACTGGATGCTTTCAGGAACATTAA